Proteins from a single region of Natrinema salifodinae:
- a CDS encoding tyrosine-type recombinase/integrase yields the protein MPSTPRSRIDTLRNRIETGDDIGDADRELLLEFSDRLDLLAQQYSDHRHEKLLRHCTIMAESLEENLLATALKERDAAEKIVAWINRSYDNEETNRDYRSALRVFAKRVSDGGDDECPPSIDWVPSSTSNNYDPSPDPRQMLKWEEHVVPMIDECYNARDAAMIALQFDAGLRGGEFKNLEVGDVQDHERGLQVTVEGKQGRRTVMLIPAVPHVNRWLDAHPDRDDPDAPLWSKLHQCEAISDRMVSKIFDEAADRADVNKPVTLTNFRKSSAAFLASRNLNQAHIEEHHGWVRGSKVAARYISVFSEDSDRELAKVHGVDVSEDEPDPIAPLECTRCGRETPRDEPLCVWCGQAMDPQAAAELDEASEREAESLAELPPEKAQQVLELADVLDDPEVRSSLLDR from the coding sequence ATGCCGTCGACACCACGCAGCCGGATCGACACCCTGCGGAACCGTATCGAGACCGGCGACGACATCGGCGACGCCGATCGCGAGCTCCTGCTCGAGTTCTCCGATCGCCTCGATCTCCTCGCCCAGCAGTACTCGGACCACCGTCACGAGAAGCTCCTCCGACACTGTACGATCATGGCCGAGAGTCTCGAGGAGAACCTCCTCGCGACCGCCCTCAAGGAGCGCGACGCCGCCGAGAAGATCGTCGCCTGGATCAACCGCTCCTACGATAACGAGGAGACGAACCGGGACTACCGCTCCGCGCTCCGTGTGTTCGCGAAGCGCGTCAGCGACGGTGGCGACGATGAGTGTCCACCGTCGATCGACTGGGTCCCCTCGAGCACCTCGAACAACTATGATCCGTCCCCGGACCCGCGACAGATGCTCAAGTGGGAGGAACACGTCGTGCCGATGATCGACGAGTGTTACAACGCTCGCGACGCGGCCATGATCGCCCTGCAGTTCGACGCCGGCCTCCGCGGTGGCGAGTTCAAGAACCTCGAGGTCGGCGACGTTCAGGACCACGAGCGTGGCCTCCAGGTCACCGTCGAGGGGAAGCAGGGCCGCCGGACCGTCATGCTGATCCCGGCGGTCCCTCACGTCAACCGGTGGCTCGACGCCCATCCCGACCGCGACGACCCCGACGCCCCACTGTGGTCGAAGCTGCACCAGTGCGAGGCGATCTCTGACCGGATGGTCTCGAAGATCTTCGACGAGGCCGCCGATCGCGCCGACGTCAACAAGCCCGTCACGCTGACGAACTTCCGGAAGTCCAGCGCCGCGTTCCTCGCTAGCCGGAACCTCAACCAGGCCCACATCGAGGAGCATCACGGCTGGGTCCGCGGCAGCAAGGTCGCTGCCCGCTACATCTCGGTCTTCTCCGAGGACTCCGACCGCGAACTCGCGAAGGTCCACGGTGTCGACGTCTCCGAAGATGAGCCCGACCCGATCGCACCCCTCGAGTGTACCCGCTGCGGTCGGGAGACGCCCCGGGACGAACCGCTCTGTGTCTGGTGCGGCCAGGCGATGGACCCGCAGGCTGCCGCCGAACTCGACGAGGCTAGTGAACGTGAGGCTGAGTCGCTCGCCGAACTCCCGCCGGAGAAGGCTCAACAGGTCCTCGAACTGGCCGACGTCCTCGACGATCCCGAGGTCCGCAGTTCCCTCCTCGATCGATGA
- a CDS encoding GNAT family N-acetyltransferase has product MGGVTIREATFADVEDILRIAEQGWNEAYSGILSQETIDTAMTERYGADNTREIVEREDAEHFVAERNGEIIGYVSGRPSNKKNVANLGAIYVDPNHWGKGTGTALLETFEDYCRREDYARIRFRVLSENDVGTSFYRKHGYNVIDEQETKPFDELVRECIYSGPISDNTDCT; this is encoded by the coding sequence ATGGGTGGTGTTACTATTCGTGAAGCTACGTTCGCAGATGTCGAAGATATCCTTCGGATTGCTGAGCAGGGATGGAACGAGGCGTACAGCGGTATTCTCTCGCAGGAAACTATCGATACTGCGATGACCGAACGGTATGGCGCTGACAATACGCGTGAGATCGTCGAGCGAGAGGATGCAGAGCATTTTGTCGCGGAACGAAACGGAGAAATAATTGGTTACGTGAGTGGTAGACCGAGTAACAAGAAGAACGTGGCGAACCTCGGCGCGATCTATGTAGATCCGAATCACTGGGGGAAAGGGACCGGGACGGCTCTCTTAGAGACGTTCGAGGACTATTGCCGCCGTGAAGACTACGCTAGAATTCGATTCCGCGTACTCTCCGAAAATGACGTTGGAACGTCGTTTTACAGAAAGCACGGATATAACGTGATTGACGAACAAGAGACCAAGCCATTCGACGAACTAGTCCGTGAATGTATTTATTCTGGACCGATCAGCGATAATACCGACTGCACGTAA
- a CDS encoding zinc ribbon domain-containing protein: MTGGSYRTTCVDCEDEISAASRFCPHCGTRQPWFTDDEADGTESEGNLKEVFRRETITEAPDGGLLVGEQEIVATIDDVCAELESLRDEVDNPEVEAALRDAVGNAWRASVLHRIDQNSDIRMVTETDGLTTSVLGPDPAAYERERGESHGSD, encoded by the coding sequence ATGACGGGCGGATCCTACCGAACCACCTGTGTCGACTGCGAGGACGAGATCAGTGCAGCGTCGCGGTTCTGTCCTCACTGCGGTACCCGCCAGCCGTGGTTCACCGACGACGAGGCCGACGGAACCGAGAGCGAAGGAAACCTCAAGGAAGTCTTCCGTCGCGAGACGATCACTGAGGCTCCCGACGGCGGCCTCCTGGTTGGCGAGCAAGAGATCGTCGCGACAATCGACGATGTCTGTGCCGAGCTCGAGTCGCTCCGCGACGAGGTCGACAACCCCGAAGTCGAAGCGGCACTGCGAGACGCGGTCGGCAACGCCTGGCGGGCCTCGGTCCTGCATCGTATCGACCAGAACAGCGACATTCGGATGGTCACCGAGACGGACGGGCTCACGACGTCCGTCCTCGGGCCCGACCCGGCGGCTTACGAACGCGAGCGGGGTGAGTCACATGGCAGCGACTGA
- a CDS encoding sodium/proline symporter: MPSDGIAGSAGVWVLGTFATYLLVLLGIGLYSSQLMDTVDDYVIGGRSVGPVVTGFSERASEMSGWLTLGVPSDAFGTGVMAFYNGLGMIPADLFAWAGLAKRLRKYTEIVKAVTLPTFFETRLQDDTGLVKGVSAFVLMLFEGGYVGAQIVAAGTLLEVLTGVEPLVGILAGGVIVVGYTILGGYFAVAWSDYFQGAIILIAFIVLPILAFTNYGLPFDQLASAGSSYTSVTAGMTGWAAIFGIISYAAIGLGIPGNPHVMVRFMGIDEVKNIRLAAMVAQLFMFVAYIGAGFVGLYALVAFGQGGIDDPNNVMPMLTLEFFPGAIAGIILAAALAAMMSSADSQLLVATSAIVEDVYHGYINPNASQEKLVRYSQFVTLGLGAASIAFAYLAKDTPIYTLVLDYAWGGLGAAIGPTLIAALWWKRVTAEGSVASMIVGTTTMILWTQLSSLLEVLGLSGAIESSPFLSGLVGVYGLFPAFVLSTTTLIVVSLATSPPEGVDDHFDVFDKPLSALSSSDSPTGAPDYVTDGGRDVEPKAVTETDNIRAHVTASDYWDPNGTEGDE; the protein is encoded by the coding sequence ATGCCCAGTGACGGAATCGCCGGCTCGGCCGGCGTCTGGGTCCTCGGGACGTTCGCGACGTACCTCCTCGTCCTCCTCGGGATCGGGCTGTACTCCTCGCAGCTCATGGACACCGTCGACGACTACGTCATCGGCGGCCGGAGCGTCGGCCCCGTCGTCACCGGCTTCTCCGAACGCGCCTCCGAGATGAGCGGCTGGCTCACGCTCGGCGTCCCCAGCGACGCCTTCGGGACGGGCGTGATGGCCTTCTACAACGGGCTCGGCATGATCCCCGCCGACCTGTTCGCGTGGGCCGGGCTCGCAAAGCGCCTCCGCAAGTACACGGAGATCGTGAAAGCGGTCACGCTGCCGACCTTCTTCGAGACGCGCCTGCAGGACGACACCGGGCTCGTCAAAGGCGTTTCTGCGTTCGTCCTGATGCTCTTCGAGGGCGGGTACGTGGGCGCCCAGATCGTCGCCGCCGGGACGCTGCTGGAGGTCCTCACCGGCGTCGAGCCGCTGGTCGGCATCCTCGCAGGTGGCGTCATCGTCGTCGGCTACACCATCCTCGGCGGCTACTTCGCCGTCGCCTGGTCCGACTACTTCCAGGGTGCGATCATCCTGATCGCGTTCATCGTCCTGCCGATCCTGGCCTTTACCAACTACGGGCTCCCGTTCGACCAACTCGCGTCCGCTGGGAGTTCGTACACGAGCGTCACGGCCGGGATGACCGGGTGGGCGGCCATCTTCGGCATTATCAGCTACGCCGCCATCGGGCTCGGCATCCCCGGGAACCCCCACGTGATGGTTCGGTTCATGGGGATCGACGAGGTGAAGAACATCCGTCTCGCGGCGATGGTCGCTCAGCTGTTCATGTTCGTCGCCTACATCGGCGCCGGCTTCGTCGGGCTGTACGCGCTGGTCGCCTTCGGCCAGGGCGGCATCGACGATCCGAACAACGTCATGCCGATGCTCACGCTCGAGTTCTTCCCCGGCGCCATCGCGGGGATCATCCTGGCAGCCGCACTCGCCGCGATGATGTCCAGCGCCGACTCGCAGCTGCTCGTCGCGACAAGCGCCATCGTCGAGGACGTCTATCACGGGTACATCAACCCGAACGCGAGCCAGGAGAAGCTCGTCCGGTACTCGCAATTCGTCACGCTCGGGCTCGGCGCGGCGAGTATCGCCTTCGCCTACCTGGCGAAGGACACCCCCATCTACACGCTCGTCCTCGACTACGCCTGGGGCGGCCTCGGAGCGGCCATCGGCCCAACGCTCATCGCGGCGCTGTGGTGGAAGCGGGTCACCGCCGAGGGCTCCGTCGCGAGCATGATCGTCGGCACTACGACGATGATCCTCTGGACCCAGCTGTCGTCCCTCCTCGAGGTGCTCGGCCTCTCGGGTGCGATCGAGAGCTCGCCGTTCCTCTCGGGGCTCGTGGGAGTTTACGGACTCTTCCCGGCGTTTGTCCTCTCGACGACGACGCTCATCGTCGTCTCCCTGGCCACGAGTCCGCCGGAGGGCGTCGACGATCACTTCGACGTGTTCGACAAACCGCTCTCGGCGCTCTCGAGTAGCGATAGTCCGACGGGCGCACCCGATTACGTCACCGACGGCGGCCGCGACGTCGAACCGAAGGCCGTCACGGAAACTGACAACATTCGTGCGCACGTTACCGCCAGCGACTACTGGGACCCGAACGGGACGGAGGGTGACGAATAG